A region from the Sphingomonas brevis genome encodes:
- a CDS encoding ATP-binding protein produces MSSRESPTDWQRIEVAGPTALGDAVASARRYALDKELGPSDCARLCIIVEELLTNLLEHGGLTHPQIAVEFDRFDGAIRLIIEDNGSPFDPRSAIPDNAIPDRGGNAGLRLVQSWSEIMSYESSGGQNRLELLLELGGS; encoded by the coding sequence ATGTCGTCACGCGAATCGCCAACAGACTGGCAGCGGATCGAAGTTGCTGGCCCCACTGCCCTTGGCGATGCGGTCGCATCGGCGCGCCGCTATGCTTTGGATAAGGAGCTTGGCCCAAGCGATTGCGCTCGCCTCTGCATCATCGTTGAAGAGCTGCTCACCAACTTGCTCGAACATGGCGGACTCACCCATCCTCAGATCGCAGTTGAGTTCGATCGTTTCGATGGCGCAATCAGGTTAATCATTGAGGACAATGGGTCGCCTTTCGACCCGCGAAGCGCGATTCCCGACAATGCGATCCCCGATCGCGGGGGCAACGCCGGGCTCCGCCTTGTCCAAAGCTGGTCCGAGATTATGAGCTATGAAAGCAGCGGCGGCCAAAACCGCCTGGAGTTGCTGCTGGAGCTAGGCGGAAGCTAA